In the Paenibacillus sp. FSL H7-0357 genome, one interval contains:
- a CDS encoding aminoglycoside phosphotransferase family protein: MHEELSGIHGAESWTIVEPVLKGWSKDKKYYVEDEAGRKLLLRISDIEAFQRKQAEHQLVKLFNELDFPMSRVIDFGTCGQGRYTYMLLTWVEGRPLEDCLLTLTAKEQYELGVEAGKILKLMHSIPNSNDLPQWEVQMQAKILARIKEYEDCPYHLEGDEQAIAYVKENIGLIHNVKKVYQHGDFHMGNLIYTPEGGIGVIDFNRWDNGDYVEEFYKLQFFDRDRSVPFAVGKLEGYFEGTPPEEFWNRQALYVAYSSLFSIKWSIPFGAADIECMMTRGRMALEDYDYFSRVIPRWYQA, from the coding sequence TTGCATGAGGAACTAAGCGGAATTCACGGGGCGGAATCGTGGACAATCGTTGAACCAGTACTTAAGGGCTGGTCGAAGGATAAAAAGTATTATGTCGAGGATGAGGCCGGGCGCAAGCTGCTGCTGAGGATCTCAGACATTGAAGCCTTCCAGCGGAAGCAGGCAGAGCATCAGCTTGTGAAGCTGTTTAATGAGCTTGATTTTCCGATGTCGCGGGTGATTGATTTCGGAACATGCGGCCAAGGCAGGTATACCTATATGCTGCTGACGTGGGTAGAGGGTCGTCCGCTGGAGGACTGTCTGCTTACGCTAACGGCTAAGGAACAGTATGAGCTTGGCGTGGAGGCGGGAAAGATATTGAAGCTGATGCACTCCATCCCGAATAGCAATGACCTTCCTCAATGGGAAGTACAGATGCAGGCGAAGATTCTGGCCCGGATCAAAGAATACGAAGACTGCCCGTATCATTTGGAGGGCGATGAGCAAGCTATTGCTTATGTAAAAGAAAATATCGGGCTTATCCATAATGTGAAAAAGGTCTACCAGCACGGGGACTTTCACATGGGCAATCTCATCTACACTCCTGAAGGCGGGATTGGAGTAATTGACTTTAACCGCTGGGATAACGGAGATTATGTTGAAGAGTTCTATAAGCTGCAGTTTTTTGACAGAGACCGGAGCGTTCCGTTTGCCGTAGGCAAGCTTGAAGGATATTTCGAAGGGACGCCTCCAGAGGAATTTTGGAACAGGCAGGCGCTGTACGTGGCCTACAGCTCGCTTTTTTCGATTAAGTGGTCGATCCCCTTTGGGGCAGCCGACATTGAATGCATGATGACCCGCGGCAGGATGGCGCTGGAGGATTATGATTATTTCAGTAGAGTCATTCCGCGCTGGTATCAGGCGTAA
- a CDS encoding HEAT repeat domain-containing protein, with protein MNNEEVNQELPENYEELKKAAGRSADWRARLAAVEELGQTKHKQIIDILNRLMISDPVYTVQEAAYEKLKAFGEDVKVPSKNKAELFRGVSKIALRIKKSLPKDHSYEEFKEKLKKMRIDVYDAYEGEKGEDFDQWLEKLWISATK; from the coding sequence TTGAATAATGAAGAAGTGAACCAAGAGCTGCCCGAGAATTACGAGGAGCTGAAGAAAGCCGCCGGCCGTTCGGCGGATTGGAGAGCGCGTCTTGCTGCAGTGGAAGAGCTGGGACAGACGAAGCACAAACAAATTATCGATATTCTGAATCGCCTGATGATTAGCGATCCTGTATATACCGTTCAAGAAGCTGCGTATGAGAAGCTGAAAGCCTTCGGCGAAGATGTGAAGGTGCCGTCGAAGAATAAGGCAGAGCTGTTCAGAGGCGTATCCAAGATTGCGCTGCGCATCAAGAAGAGTCTCCCTAAAGACCATTCGTATGAAGAGTTCAAGGAAAAGCTGAAGAAGATGAGAATCGACGTCTACGATGCTTACGAAGGTGAGAAGGGCGAGGATTTCGATCAATGGCTGGAGAAGTTGTGGATTTCAGCGACGAAATAG
- a CDS encoding CPBP family intramembrane glutamic endopeptidase: MHNLFRNKNRQIRAGWEILLLTAAIFAITMIVSFGVSLRVDSRQWFDQDGWVRIFKSNGLYMLITVWFTVRVLHKLPLISIGLPRPDGARFIQGFISGMLLLTCISLLLWGFGSATFQGEWANPQFMRLDMVDLVITAVIAGICEEILFRGFIQHLLASRVGLYWAVAITSVLFSLAHMANPGYNGICFLNIVLIALIFSTMVIRTGNLYFAIALHISWNLFQGYVLGIAVSGNTPHGLYSLKLTGADWMTGGDFGVEGSLVTTLVLGLVFVFMLLAVKRGAGMRNTMGKGFGSVNR; the protein is encoded by the coding sequence ATGCATAATCTATTTAGAAATAAAAACCGCCAAATCAGAGCAGGATGGGAGATACTGCTGCTGACAGCGGCAATATTTGCTATTACAATGATTGTCTCATTTGGGGTCTCGCTGCGGGTGGATTCCCGGCAATGGTTCGACCAGGACGGCTGGGTGCGGATATTCAAATCAAATGGTCTTTATATGTTGATCACCGTATGGTTTACGGTACGTGTCCTGCATAAACTTCCCTTAATCTCTATTGGACTCCCGCGGCCTGACGGAGCCAGATTCATTCAAGGATTCATTAGCGGAATGCTACTCTTGACATGTATTTCTCTGCTGCTGTGGGGGTTCGGCTCAGCAACCTTTCAGGGGGAGTGGGCCAACCCTCAATTTATGCGGCTAGATATGGTTGATCTGGTCATCACCGCAGTCATAGCTGGAATCTGCGAAGAAATTCTGTTCAGAGGATTTATTCAGCATCTGCTGGCTAGTCGCGTGGGCCTTTATTGGGCCGTAGCCATCACCTCAGTACTGTTCTCACTGGCGCATATGGCCAATCCGGGCTACAACGGGATATGCTTTCTTAATATTGTGTTGATAGCCCTTATCTTCTCAACGATGGTCATCCGGACAGGAAACTTATATTTTGCGATAGCCCTGCACATCTCGTGGAATCTGTTTCAAGGGTATGTACTGGGCATCGCAGTCAGCGGAAATACACCACATGGGTTGTATTCGCTGAAATTAACGGGTGCCGATTGGATGACTGGAGGAGATTTTGGAGTAGAGGGAAGTCTTGTAACAACGCTTGTGCTTGGGTTGGTTTTTGTTTTTATGCTATTGGCTGTCAAACGCGGAGCGGGGATGAGGAATACGATGGGCAAGGGCTTCGGTTCAGTTAATCGTTGA
- a CDS encoding acyl-CoA synthetase, whose product MEQHPSDKIALKWLHEDGGYEEITYGELLGQANRLAGGLKELGLQQGDRVLVMVPRRIIAYAIYLACLKLGLAVIPSSEMLRAKDLSYRLRHSEARAVIVWSEVTAEVNKIAEDLPALDYRLSVSGNEDDLAEGWISLESLMADKPDTFPAVASRRDDIAILAYTSGTTGNPKAVVHTHGWGYAHLRITSSLWLDIRESDTVWATAAPGWQKWIWSPFLSVLGNGATGFVYNGPFHPDRYLQLLQDQAIQVLCCTPTEYRLMAKTEGLPQYDLSKLRCAVSAGEPLNEEVIRTFQQHFDITIRDGYGQTESTLIIAALKDQPIRVGSMGQSIAPGIVEVINEEGQPVPAGVVGDIAVHLSMPALFQNYYKDPERKANCSHGEYFVTGDRARKDEDGYFWFEGRGDDIIISSGYTIGPFEVEEALMKHAMVKECAVVASPDEIRGSIVKAFVVLKDNSAGTPELIKELQSHVKEMTAPYKYPRKIEFITDLPKTTSGKIRRIELREQEKRSVQG is encoded by the coding sequence ATGGAACAGCATCCTTCCGATAAGATTGCGCTTAAATGGTTGCATGAGGATGGCGGGTACGAGGAAATTACCTACGGGGAGCTGCTAGGACAAGCTAACCGGCTTGCCGGCGGCCTTAAAGAACTCGGACTTCAACAAGGTGACCGCGTGCTGGTCATGGTTCCGCGCCGCATTATTGCCTACGCAATCTATCTCGCCTGCCTGAAGCTCGGGCTCGCCGTTATCCCTTCCTCCGAGATGCTCCGGGCGAAGGATTTATCCTACCGCCTGCGCCATTCGGAAGCGAGAGCTGTAATCGTCTGGTCTGAAGTTACCGCAGAAGTTAACAAAATCGCCGAAGATCTGCCGGCCTTGGATTACCGTCTCTCCGTATCCGGAAATGAAGATGACCTTGCTGAAGGCTGGATCAGTTTGGAGAGCCTTATGGCGGACAAGCCGGATACTTTCCCGGCCGTAGCCAGCCGCCGCGACGATATTGCCATCCTTGCTTATACCTCCGGCACTACCGGCAACCCTAAAGCCGTAGTTCATACACATGGCTGGGGATATGCACATCTGCGGATCACCTCGTCCCTATGGCTGGACATCCGCGAATCAGATACCGTCTGGGCAACTGCAGCACCGGGCTGGCAAAAATGGATCTGGAGTCCGTTTTTAAGTGTACTTGGCAATGGAGCCACCGGTTTTGTCTACAATGGTCCATTCCATCCGGACCGGTATCTGCAGCTGCTTCAGGATCAAGCCATTCAGGTATTATGCTGCACTCCGACGGAATACCGTTTAATGGCCAAAACGGAAGGGCTGCCGCAATATGACCTGTCCAAACTGCGCTGTGCCGTATCCGCCGGCGAACCTCTGAACGAGGAGGTCATCCGCACCTTCCAACAGCATTTCGACATTACCATCCGCGACGGCTATGGCCAGACGGAAAGCACGCTGATCATCGCTGCGTTGAAGGATCAGCCTATCCGTGTAGGGTCCATGGGCCAATCCATCGCGCCGGGCATTGTCGAGGTGATTAACGAGGAAGGGCAGCCGGTTCCTGCGGGTGTTGTCGGCGATATCGCCGTGCATTTGAGCATGCCTGCCCTGTTCCAGAACTATTACAAAGACCCTGAACGCAAGGCGAATTGCTCCCACGGGGAGTATTTTGTCACCGGAGACCGGGCACGCAAAGATGAGGATGGCTATTTCTGGTTTGAAGGCCGGGGAGACGATATCATCATCAGCTCAGGCTACACCATCGGTCCTTTTGAAGTGGAAGAGGCCCTGATGAAGCATGCCATGGTTAAAGAATGCGCAGTTGTGGCCAGCCCTGATGAGATCCGCGGCTCGATCGTAAAAGCCTTTGTCGTACTGAAGGACAATAGCGCAGGCACACCGGAGCTGATTAAGGAATTGCAGAGTCATGTCAAGGAAATGACAGCCCCTTATAAATATCCGCGCAAAATTGAGTTCATCACAGATCTTCCGAAGACTACTTCCGGCAAAATACGGAGAATTGAGCTGCGGGAGCAGGAGAAGCGGTCTGTGCAGGGGTAA
- a CDS encoding GNAT family N-acetyltransferase translates to MGPTTFDEIFGIMKSSFPVNEIRTYSGQRSLLHNPNYRLFTEQDAKGRTLAFLAAWEFPALRFVEHIAVDPGIRGGGLGKKLMLNYIGRSDIPILLEVEPPSGELEQRRIGFYERLGFHLNAYEYNQPPLRTGQADLPLRIMTYPRPINREEFHQYREILYTEVYKVTTPDSRPY, encoded by the coding sequence ATGGGCCCTACAACCTTTGATGAGATATTTGGTATTATGAAATCTTCTTTTCCAGTGAATGAAATCAGAACCTACAGCGGGCAGCGATCTTTGCTGCATAACCCTAACTACCGCCTGTTCACTGAGCAGGATGCCAAGGGGAGGACGCTCGCCTTTTTGGCGGCGTGGGAGTTTCCGGCTCTGCGTTTTGTCGAGCATATAGCAGTAGATCCCGGCATCAGGGGAGGAGGACTCGGCAAAAAGCTGATGCTCAATTATATCGGCCGTTCGGACATTCCTATTCTGCTGGAGGTAGAGCCGCCAAGCGGGGAACTGGAGCAGCGGAGAATCGGGTTTTATGAGCGGCTTGGCTTTCACCTCAATGCCTATGAGTATAACCAGCCGCCGCTCCGTACAGGACAGGCTGATCTGCCGCTGCGCATTATGACGTATCCCCGCCCGATAAACCGGGAGGAATTCCATCAGTACAGGGAAATCCTGTACACAGAGGTGTATAAAGTTACAACACCAGACAGCCGTCCATACTGA
- a CDS encoding DUF4023 family protein, which translates to MNTHEFVEKFQENQRKAEKNKRRGKGSPESKLPNIQHSTNK; encoded by the coding sequence ATGAATACTCACGAATTTGTGGAGAAGTTTCAGGAGAATCAGCGGAAGGCGGAGAAGAACAAACGCCGGGGGAAAGGGTCACCCGAATCGAAGCTGCCCAATATACAACATAGTACGAATAAATAG
- a CDS encoding TetR/AcrR family transcriptional regulator: MGIDQRREKEKQIRRNDILEAAEHVFFAKGYNQATMDDVAKAAEFSKRTVYVYFNSKEQIYFEIMIRGYRLMIGLLKQKIQNAGAVTVTAIESLRQMGDVFYSFSRQHPEYFKAIIEYETAEIDFESGVTDEARNECYALGEEMTEYLVGLLRQGMDEGEIRKDLDVVKTALVLWSCVIGVLNTAHKKEKYIRHMHSTTPDELVSAAFALMLESIRN, translated from the coding sequence TTGGGAATCGATCAACGCAGGGAGAAGGAAAAACAGATCCGCCGAAATGACATCCTGGAAGCGGCGGAGCATGTCTTTTTTGCCAAAGGATACAATCAGGCGACCATGGACGATGTGGCTAAAGCGGCTGAGTTCAGCAAAAGAACCGTATACGTGTATTTCAACAGCAAGGAGCAAATCTATTTTGAAATTATGATTCGGGGCTATAGGCTGATGATCGGTTTGCTGAAGCAGAAGATCCAGAATGCAGGCGCAGTTACAGTTACAGCTATAGAGAGTCTGAGGCAAATGGGAGATGTTTTTTACAGCTTCAGCAGGCAGCATCCGGAATACTTCAAGGCCATTATTGAATATGAGACCGCAGAGATCGATTTTGAGAGTGGGGTGACGGACGAGGCGAGGAATGAATGTTATGCTCTGGGTGAAGAAATGACGGAATATTTGGTTGGACTTTTGCGTCAGGGAATGGATGAGGGGGAGATCCGCAAGGACCTGGATGTGGTAAAAACAGCGCTCGTACTTTGGTCTTGTGTAATTGGTGTGCTGAATACTGCACATAAGAAGGAAAAATACATCCGCCACATGCATTCTACAACACCGGATGAGCTGGTTTCGGCAGCATTTGCTCTCATGCTTGAGTCTATCCGTAACTAA
- a CDS encoding Acg family FMN-binding oxidoreductase gives MKGIRWRRGVILILSAIGVLLVITFASLMFISGFFREQKYLQPWKPSYSAAITDPRVQLAAHGLLAASSHNMQPWKIKLDSSNPLKFALYADSERLSPAVDPYARQFMVSQGTFLEYVRVAGEELGYKTAIELFPEGDYDEKRLVQSMRTKPVAVITLTRMNSVSHPLYPYLFLSDTNRGACRSDALRAEQVDELQGLQENKDISIKIVQDPDNKKRLAKYITEASIVEAGVEPVMEESARIFRSNEKEKNKYRYGFSVEGQGTDGIMRHMLQGLVTLFPSLNKGEAASKQFITSTETSVNNTPAFAMIRSADNSRLSQVRSGMLYSRLVLSAHRLGLAIQPLSQALEEYPEMSRLYSDIHRSYAADGETIQMLVRIGIPVKGAPLSLRRDVHELLISESSE, from the coding sequence GTGAAAGGGATAAGGTGGAGAAGAGGGGTGATTCTCATTCTTTCAGCGATTGGCGTTTTGCTTGTCATAACTTTTGCTTCATTAATGTTCATTAGCGGATTCTTCCGGGAGCAGAAGTATCTGCAGCCTTGGAAGCCAAGCTACTCTGCTGCAATCACGGACCCGAGGGTGCAATTGGCGGCGCATGGGCTTTTGGCTGCCAGCAGCCACAACATGCAGCCTTGGAAGATCAAATTGGACAGCAGCAATCCGCTGAAGTTTGCTCTGTATGCGGATAGTGAACGTTTATCGCCTGCAGTTGATCCATATGCGCGGCAGTTCATGGTTTCGCAGGGGACTTTTTTAGAATATGTCAGGGTTGCTGGAGAAGAACTGGGTTATAAGACAGCGATTGAGCTGTTTCCGGAAGGTGACTATGATGAGAAGAGACTTGTGCAGAGTATGCGTACCAAACCTGTAGCGGTCATCACTCTCACCAGAATGAACTCCGTGAGCCATCCGCTCTACCCGTATTTATTCCTTTCGGACACTAACAGAGGGGCTTGCCGATCGGATGCACTGCGTGCTGAGCAGGTGGATGAGCTGCAGGGTCTTCAAGAGAATAAGGATATTTCCATAAAAATTGTTCAAGATCCGGATAATAAGAAGCGGCTCGCAAAATACATAACAGAAGCATCTATTGTTGAGGCGGGCGTCGAGCCTGTCATGGAAGAGTCTGCAAGGATATTCAGATCTAATGAAAAAGAGAAGAATAAATATCGTTATGGCTTCTCCGTAGAGGGGCAGGGAACGGATGGAATTATGCGTCATATGCTGCAAGGTTTGGTTACACTGTTTCCTTCGCTGAACAAGGGAGAGGCTGCTTCCAAGCAATTCATCACATCGACTGAAACTTCCGTAAACAATACGCCTGCCTTTGCCATGATTCGTTCTGCCGACAACAGCCGTTTGAGCCAGGTCCGCAGCGGAATGTTATACAGCAGGCTGGTTCTGTCCGCTCACCGTTTGGGCCTTGCCATACAGCCCTTAAGCCAGGCGTTGGAGGAATATCCCGAAATGAGCCGGCTATACAGCGATATTCACCGCAGTTATGCAGCGGATGGAGAGACCATTCAAATGCTCGTACGTATCGGTATTCCAGTAAAGGGAGCGCCTTTAAGCTTGAGAAGAGATGTGCACGAACTGCTAATCAGCGAATCTTCAGAATAA
- a CDS encoding IS3 family transposase: MCQYRRRTRLLEGTGGLLKKAVSKSVNGAKFGLQDKYAVIEELRDQHGVTRLLAIAGVSRANYYKWRGTQAQRIEAHAQEHAIKEHMVAVHLAHPYFGYPRMRTALWEAGYLVNHKKVWRLMKELSIQSVIRKKRNRSSYAPSVVYPNRLKRQFHATAPQQKLVTDITYISDGTRFYYLSAIQDLFNNEIVAWQISERNDVKLVLDTVEQWTRKRDVSEAVLHSDQGFQYTSQAYNTRLEAFSVKGSHSRKATCLDNACIESFFSHLKTEKLYLHQFKSEAEIHQAVEEYIYFYNYQRFQAKLKQRAPIEYRHALAA, translated from the coding sequence ATTTGCCAGTATCGAAGAAGAACGAGATTACTTGAAGGCACAGGTGGATTACTTAAAAAAGCGGTATCCAAATCTGTTAACGGAGCGAAGTTCGGGCTACAAGACAAATACGCCGTAATCGAAGAGCTACGTGACCAGCATGGCGTTACCCGCCTATTAGCTATTGCAGGTGTATCTCGAGCAAACTACTACAAGTGGCGAGGTACACAGGCTCAGCGGATTGAAGCCCATGCGCAGGAGCACGCAATTAAAGAGCATATGGTGGCCGTTCACTTAGCCCATCCCTATTTTGGATATCCTCGAATGCGAACAGCCCTGTGGGAGGCCGGCTACCTCGTCAACCACAAGAAGGTGTGGCGGCTCATGAAAGAACTGTCGATCCAGTCGGTCATTCGAAAGAAAAGGAATCGCTCGAGCTATGCTCCTTCCGTGGTCTATCCTAACCGATTAAAGCGCCAGTTTCATGCGACAGCTCCTCAACAGAAGCTGGTAACCGACATTACGTATATCTCAGACGGCACGCGCTTTTATTATCTGTCCGCCATTCAGGACCTGTTTAACAATGAAATTGTGGCCTGGCAGATCTCAGAGCGAAACGACGTAAAACTCGTCCTGGATACAGTTGAACAGTGGACACGAAAAAGAGACGTGTCTGAAGCCGTACTCCATTCGGACCAAGGCTTCCAATACACGTCTCAGGCGTACAACACACGATTAGAGGCATTCAGCGTCAAGGGCAGCCACTCTCGCAAAGCAACCTGCCTAGATAACGCCTGCATCGAATCCTTCTTTTCGCATCTGAAGACAGAAAAGTTGTACCTTCACCAGTTTAAGTCAGAAGCAGAGATTCATCAAGCCGTCGAGGAGTATATCTACTTTTATAATTACCAACGTTTCCAGGCGAAACTCAAACAGCGCGCGCCGATCGAGTATCGGCACGCGCTGGCTGCTTAG
- a CDS encoding transposase has translation MAKKGQVFQSYSEEFKVEAIQTYLKGVESYKVVAERLGIASCTQLKVWVKKYRIGEPFDTRKGTTNPLKGRPRTTFASIEEERDYLKAQVDYLKKRYPNLLTERSSGYKTNTP, from the coding sequence ATGGCGAAAAAGGGACAAGTATTTCAATCGTACTCAGAGGAATTCAAGGTAGAGGCTATTCAAACCTATCTTAAAGGAGTAGAGAGCTACAAGGTAGTCGCAGAAAGGTTGGGGATTGCGAGTTGTACCCAGCTTAAAGTATGGGTAAAGAAATATCGGATTGGAGAGCCATTTGATACACGTAAGGGTACAACAAACCCTTTGAAAGGACGTCCTCGTACTACATTTGCCAGTATCGAAGAAGAACGAGATTACTTGAAGGCACAGGTGGATTACTTAAAAAAGCGGTATCCAAATCTGTTAACGGAGCGAAGTTCGGGCTACAAGACAAATACGCCGTAA
- a CDS encoding DUF2569 family protein, with product MVDSKFNLDALSGSSISNDTEIHKAYGHQGFGGWLIFFQISIWLGFILVIFKFSKDLVLDEFSSIMKVTEKSWELSPEYVFSHWLAYLQNPFFIVLLLVIIFLFYFKKKQTIHWVRGYLIVISLISIANCWLSYYSGNYYIGEPLIMVTIVSVIKNLIWTAYFTLSERVENTFDQ from the coding sequence ATGGTGGATTCGAAATTCAATTTAGATGCATTATCGGGCAGTTCTATTTCAAACGATACAGAGATACATAAAGCGTATGGGCATCAAGGTTTTGGGGGCTGGCTCATTTTTTTTCAAATCAGCATTTGGCTGGGATTCATACTAGTGATATTTAAATTTTCAAAGGATTTAGTTTTGGATGAATTTTCATCAATAATGAAAGTAACAGAGAAAAGCTGGGAGTTATCGCCAGAATATGTTTTTTCTCATTGGCTTGCATATTTGCAAAATCCTTTTTTCATTGTGCTGCTGCTCGTCATAATATTTTTGTTTTATTTTAAGAAGAAACAGACCATTCATTGGGTTAGAGGATACCTGATCGTAATATCACTGATTTCGATTGCAAATTGTTGGTTAAGTTATTATTCGGGCAATTATTATATAGGTGAGCCTTTAATTATGGTGACGATCGTTTCTGTAATAAAAAATCTAATCTGGACTGCTTACTTTACTTTATCTGAAAGAGTTGAGAATACATTTGATCAATAG
- a CDS encoding helix-turn-helix transcriptional regulator, with protein MKDKVIRIFRIINAIQSNPGITATDLAFRCDVNVRTIYRDLEIISHFAPVTNEGRGTGYKFLGKFFLYPLDFSEQEALAFSLLPSVLNEDKIPPGFHTAYDKVMGTHMKEKSRQNGILENIADIIQMGTPAYRKESRNFLQPIIGAIVEQRRIRAVYHSQSRDATTEREIDPYYLIPRDQRFYLIGYCHLKKAIRTFRISRFLDVEVMEASFDKGNFNIKKYLKNTWSIDRGNKNIKFKVRFQPEIARYIKEEELFVHPRMSDEPDGSLLFEVTVNNEKEFMKWILQYGPNAEILEPTSARVELKHRLEHWMSIYKE; from the coding sequence ATGAAAGATAAAGTAATTCGAATCTTCAGAATTATTAATGCGATTCAATCTAATCCTGGTATTACGGCGACAGATTTGGCTTTCAGATGTGATGTGAACGTTAGAACGATCTACAGGGATCTTGAGATCATCAGCCATTTTGCGCCCGTTACGAATGAGGGTAGAGGCACTGGCTATAAGTTTCTTGGTAAGTTCTTTCTCTATCCGCTTGATTTTTCCGAGCAGGAAGCGTTGGCATTCTCTCTTTTACCTTCTGTACTCAATGAGGACAAAATCCCTCCGGGTTTCCATACAGCTTATGACAAAGTAATGGGTACACATATGAAGGAGAAATCCAGGCAGAATGGGATTCTGGAGAACATTGCCGACATCATTCAGATGGGCACACCCGCCTATCGTAAAGAAAGCCGGAATTTTCTCCAGCCGATTATAGGGGCGATTGTGGAGCAGCGGCGGATCCGAGCTGTATATCACTCGCAGTCGCGCGATGCGACAACGGAACGTGAGATCGATCCCTATTATTTGATTCCGCGTGATCAGCGCTTTTACCTCATTGGGTATTGCCACCTTAAAAAGGCCATCCGAACCTTCAGAATCAGCCGTTTTCTGGACGTGGAGGTAATGGAGGCGAGCTTCGACAAGGGGAACTTCAATATTAAGAAATATTTGAAAAATACATGGTCCATTGACCGCGGCAATAAAAACATAAAGTTCAAGGTGCGGTTCCAGCCGGAGATTGCCCGCTATATTAAGGAAGAGGAACTGTTTGTTCATCCGCGGATGAGCGATGAGCCGGATGGCAGTCTGCTGTTCGAAGTGACTGTGAACAATGAAAAAGAATTCATGAAATGGATATTGCAATACGGGCCAAATGCCGAAATCCTGGAGCCGACATCGGCCAGAGTGGAGCTAAAGCACCGGCTGGAGCATTGGATGAGTATTTATAAGGAATAG
- the katA gene encoding catalase KatA: MSQSNNKLTTSWGAPVGDNQNSMTAGSRGPTLLQDVHLLEKLAHFNRERVPERVVHAKGAGAHGYFEVTQDLSQYTKAAFLSEVGKRTPMFIRFSTVAGELGSSDTVRDPRGFAVKFYTEEGNYDLVGNNTPVFFIRDAIKFPDFIHTQKRHPQTHLKNPNAVWDFWSLSPESLHQVTILMSDRGIPATLRHMHGFGSHTFKWVNAEGKAVWVKYHFKTEQGVRNLDVNLAAQIAGENPDYHTEDLFNAIDKGDFPAWRLHVQIMPVEDADTYRFDPFDVTKVWSQKEYPLIEVGRMVLDRNPENYFAEVEQATFSPGSFVPGIEASPDKMLQGRLFAYADAHRYRVGANHNQLPINRPIAEVNNNQRDGAMNSGSNGGSSVYYEPNSFGGATESPQHKPAPYNVSGQADSVPYDHDDHYTQAGDLYRLLSEEESARLVRNIVGAMTPVEFDEIKIRQIGHFYKADPEFGQRIAEGLGLPVPLAE; the protein is encoded by the coding sequence ATGAGTCAGAGCAATAACAAACTTACAACAAGCTGGGGTGCTCCTGTCGGAGACAACCAGAACTCAATGACCGCAGGCTCCCGTGGACCTACCTTGCTGCAGGATGTTCATCTGCTGGAGAAATTGGCCCACTTTAACAGGGAGCGTGTTCCTGAACGTGTTGTCCACGCTAAAGGAGCCGGTGCTCATGGATATTTTGAAGTCACTCAGGATTTGTCACAATATACCAAGGCAGCATTCCTGTCCGAAGTCGGCAAACGCACGCCAATGTTCATTCGTTTTTCCACCGTTGCCGGAGAGCTGGGCTCTTCCGACACGGTCCGCGATCCACGCGGGTTTGCAGTAAAGTTCTACACGGAAGAAGGAAATTATGATCTCGTCGGCAACAATACACCGGTCTTCTTCATTCGCGATGCGATCAAATTCCCGGATTTCATCCATACCCAGAAACGTCACCCGCAGACTCATTTGAAGAATCCGAATGCTGTTTGGGATTTCTGGTCTCTATCTCCTGAATCCCTGCATCAGGTAACCATTCTTATGTCCGACCGCGGCATCCCGGCTACACTCCGTCATATGCACGGGTTCGGCAGCCACACCTTCAAATGGGTGAATGCCGAAGGCAAGGCTGTCTGGGTGAAATACCATTTCAAAACTGAACAGGGCGTAAGAAATCTTGATGTAAATCTGGCGGCACAAATTGCCGGGGAGAACCCGGATTATCATACAGAGGATTTGTTCAACGCAATTGATAAAGGAGATTTCCCGGCATGGAGACTGCATGTGCAGATTATGCCTGTAGAGGATGCCGACACGTACCGTTTCGACCCATTCGATGTGACCAAGGTATGGTCGCAGAAGGAATATCCATTAATTGAGGTTGGCCGTATGGTCCTGGACCGCAATCCGGAAAATTATTTCGCAGAAGTAGAGCAGGCTACCTTCTCTCCTGGTTCTTTTGTTCCGGGCATTGAAGCATCCCCCGACAAAATGCTGCAAGGCCGCCTATTCGCCTATGCCGATGCCCACCGCTACCGGGTAGGTGCGAATCATAACCAATTGCCGATCAACCGGCCTATTGCCGAGGTCAACAACAATCAGCGTGACGGTGCAATGAACTCTGGCAGCAACGGCGGCAGCTCTGTCTATTATGAACCTAACAGCTTCGGCGGAGCAACGGAATCTCCGCAGCATAAACCAGCTCCATACAACGTTTCCGGTCAGGCAGACAGTGTCCCTTATGATCACGATGATCATTATACACAAGCAGGCGACCTCTACCGGCTGCTGAGCGAAGAGGAAAGTGCGCGTCTTGTCCGCAATATTGTCGGTGCCATGACTCCTGTCGAGTTTGATGAGATCAAAATCCGCCAGATCGGCCACTTTTACAAAGCCGATCCTGAATTCGGTCAGCGCATCGCCGAAGGTCTGGGATTGCCTGTACCTCTAGCTGAATAA